From Pseudoalteromonas rubra, one genomic window encodes:
- a CDS encoding DUF2987 domain-containing protein, giving the protein MKSNLLALLLGLAGVATGVQAQEEFVVSYDGFYDRLKVIEKGEFEFARVNFYLVDIATLAPCGIKSGKIVTETSEQPLNYTQEAQLLLPFSEKLDKDKAVIVVEPLDPQHDCQIKFQIESAYFTNTHLTKQRLYQLHHEFDELLSDLSGFFVSKLMSFLLPEQKGVKVTFASEPNLLAPGVTCEKQVCQFKVTDDWENDTARFNTLSEVVTVTPWIEK; this is encoded by the coding sequence ATGAAGAGTAATTTACTGGCACTGCTGCTGGGACTGGCAGGTGTTGCCACTGGCGTACAGGCACAAGAAGAGTTTGTGGTTTCGTATGATGGGTTTTATGACCGCCTCAAGGTGATTGAAAAGGGGGAGTTTGAGTTTGCCCGGGTAAATTTTTACCTGGTAGACATTGCTACTTTGGCTCCGTGCGGGATTAAGTCAGGAAAAATTGTCACAGAAACCAGTGAACAGCCGCTCAACTATACGCAAGAAGCACAATTGTTGCTGCCCTTTAGTGAAAAACTCGATAAAGATAAAGCGGTCATCGTTGTAGAACCATTGGATCCACAACACGATTGTCAAATTAAATTTCAGATTGAGTCCGCGTACTTCACGAATACGCATCTGACCAAGCAGCGCTTATATCAACTGCATCATGAGTTTGACGAGCTCCTGTCTGACTTGTCAGGCTTTTTTGTCAGCAAGCTAATGAGCTTTTTGTTACCTGAGCAAAAGGGCGTGAAGGTAACATTTGCCAGTGAGCCAAACTTGTTGGCACCCGGCGTGACCTGTGAAAAGCAGGTTTGTCAGTTCAAGGTAACCGATGACTGGGAAAATGATACTGCGCGCTTTAACACGCTAAGTGAAGTTGTGACGGTGACTCCCTGGATTGAAAAGTAG